AATTTCACATACTTAAGCACCAGGGAATAGAAATCTTTTTTTAATTCCTCAATTTTTTTTGGAGAAAGTGCAAGTCTATCAGAATAAAGCACAAAGGCTATTCTTTCCTTGGCAACTCTTCCACTCTTTTTTCTCTTACCTATACCTAAAAAAGACACCCCTATCTCTCCTTTTTAAATAGGTGGGACAACTTATTAAGGAAACCTTCCTTTGGTTTCTCCTCAATTATTGGAACATCTTCTCCAAGCATTCTCCTTACTATATTCATCATTTCTCTTCCGCCAGGGGATTTATCATTGAGTATTGCTGGTTCTCCCATGTTGGTCGATATTGTCACATACTCATCCTCAGGAACAAGCCCTATCACTTCCACAGAGAGAATATCAGATATATCCTTCCAATCAAGCATTTCTCCCTTCTTTACCATATCAAATTTAACTCTATTTATTATGAGTTTAGGGTTAAAAATTTCCATGGATTCGAGAAGACCTATCACCCTATCTGCATCTCTTATAGCTGTAATTTCAGGTGTTGTAACCACT
The window above is part of the Caldisericia bacterium genome. Proteins encoded here:
- the minE gene encoding cell division topological specificity factor MinE; the encoded protein is MSFLGIGKRKKSGRVAKERIAFVLYSDRLALSPKKIEELKKDFYSLVLKYVKLNEEDISIKIRREGKRTILIAEFPMKQN